The genomic DNA TCAGGGTTTTCCTGGAAACAGAAGGTAGAATGGCTAGTCCGGTATTGCCGCCGCAGGCTGCTGTCTCGATCGCTCGATCGGATTCATCGATCGCTCCAGGTAGCTAAATGCCTGGGAGGAAATTAGCGTGAGTACCAGATAGATCAGCGCAACGGCGAAGTAAATCTCGAATGCGCGGAAATTTTGCGCCACGATTAGCTGTCCGCGCCGAAACAGTTCTTCAAAACCAATCACCGCAACGAGGCTAGTGTCTTTCAGAAGCGTAATAAACTCATTGCCTAGCGGTGGAATAATGCGGCGCAATGCCTGGGGAAAAATGACGTAGCGCATGGTCTGGACGGAGCCTAACCCCAGAGACTCCGCTGCCTCCCGCTGTCCTAATTCGATCGACTGAATGCCGCCCCGCACAATTTCAGCAATGTAGGCAGAACTGTTGAGCGTCAGGGCAATCACCGCCGCAGCCCACTGGTTCAGGGTAAAGGTAAACCCCAGTCCTCGCGCCAGAGCAGGCAGACCGAAATAAATCATAAAGATTTGTACCAGCAGCGGCGTACCGCGCAGAAAGTCAACGTAGCAGCGGGTCAAAAATCGCAGCAGGGGCGACGGAGACAGCCGCAAGATCCCAATGAGCGAACCAAAAACCATGCCCAGGAGAACGGTAATTGCCGTTAGCTGGAGCGTTACCGTTGCACCCAGCAGGAGGTTGGGCAGGGCATCGAGCAAGACTTGAATCGATTGAGCCACGGGAGGAATCAGAGGAAAAGAAAGGACAGAATTGCTTCCGCATCAGCCAGGGTGAGGGGCGACGGTGCAAAGAACTCCTGTTACGGAATAGTTTTGCCGTCCCCCGCCGTGAGGCATTTCGGAAGCAATAGAGACACAGAAAATTTTAGAGGGTCTTTCAGAAAAGAGATATCCTAAGCAGTCCCGCCAGTCAGTTAAATGTAATCAAATTAAATGGGAGCCTGTTCCGGCAGGGTAGGCGCTTGGCTGCCAAACCACTTCTGGTGAATCTCGTTGTATTTGCCGTTGGTCAGCAAAGTGCCCATCGCGGTGTTGATCTTCTCCACATTGGGCGAATCCTTGGGCAAGGCAATTCCGTAGAATTCCTCAGTCAGCAGGGTGCCTACGACTTTAATGCCGGGAATATTGCCGCTCTTGATGGCGTACAGGGTAACGGGAGCATCATTAATCACCGCATCAACGTTACCATTCGTCAGTTCCTGAAGGGCAAGCGGCGCGGAGTCAAAGGTGCGAATTTGCGCTCCCTCTATCTTCTGAGCTTCTTTTGCACCTGTCGTTCCGATCTGAACAGCAATTCTTTTTCCTTTGAGCGACTCCAGGGAAGTCACGTCAGCGGTTTTGTCCTGAACTGCGATCGCCAGACCTGCTTTGAAATAGGGACGGGAGAAAGAAACCGTTTGCGCCCGCTCTGCGGTGATCGTCATGGCACTAATGGCAGCATCAACGGTGCCCGCTTGCAGTGCTGGAATCAGTCCGTCGAAGGGTAGGCTTTGAAACTCAACCTGCAATCCTGCCTGTTCACCGATCGCCTTCATCAGGTCAATATCAAAGCCTTCCAAATCGCCGTTAGCTGCCTGAGATTCAAACGGGGGAAACGCAGGTTCCGTACCCACACGCAGAGTTGTTGAACCACCGCCTGCTGCCGAATTGGCTCCGGGTGCTGTTCCCGTTTGCGTTCCCGCACAAGCTGCAAAAGTCAGGGTACACACTAAAGCCAAAATACCCAGGGTAAACTGTCGCAAAAAACGTGATCGCGTAACGCGCATCATATTCAATGTTCTCCTGAAATCGGAATACAGAAATTAATTAGATATAGGAAATGAAGCCGAAGTCATCACCTGATCGGGCATGAATCGATCGCTTTTCGATTTTGAGTGTATCGATTCCAGCTCGCTTAAGGAGTAGTCGATCGTTCCATTATTACGAATTTCAACCTTTTGAAGGAGCAGCCTTTAGGTTTACCTTTACCAAAGCAAAACCCAAACCAAAGCAGCTATTCTCCTCCTAACCTAACGACCTATTCTGAAAACAAAATTCGATCGCATTTGGTAGCTGAAAATGCGGTTCTAAACAGGCG from Leptolyngbya ohadii IS1 includes the following:
- a CDS encoding amino acid ABC transporter permease, with the protein product MAQSIQVLLDALPNLLLGATVTLQLTAITVLLGMVFGSLIGILRLSPSPLLRFLTRCYVDFLRGTPLLVQIFMIYFGLPALARGLGFTFTLNQWAAAVIALTLNSSAYIAEIVRGGIQSIELGQREAAESLGLGSVQTMRYVIFPQALRRIIPPLGNEFITLLKDTSLVAVIGFEELFRRGQLIVAQNFRAFEIYFAVALIYLVLTLISSQAFSYLERSMNPIERSRQQPAAAIPD
- a CDS encoding basic amino acid ABC transporter substrate-binding protein, translating into MMRVTRSRFLRQFTLGILALVCTLTFAACAGTQTGTAPGANSAAGGGSTTLRVGTEPAFPPFESQAANGDLEGFDIDLMKAIGEQAGLQVEFQSLPFDGLIPALQAGTVDAAISAMTITAERAQTVSFSRPYFKAGLAIAVQDKTADVTSLESLKGKRIAVQIGTTGAKEAQKIEGAQIRTFDSAPLALQELTNGNVDAVINDAPVTLYAIKSGNIPGIKVVGTLLTEEFYGIALPKDSPNVEKINTAMGTLLTNGKYNEIHQKWFGSQAPTLPEQAPI